A window from Primulina huaijiensis isolate GDHJ02 chromosome 13, ASM1229523v2, whole genome shotgun sequence encodes these proteins:
- the LOC140991361 gene encoding sulfite oxidase-like isoform X1, producing the protein MSGLIAPSDYSQEPPRHPDLVINAKEPFNAEPHRSALVSSYVTPVNFFYKRNHGPIPIVDDIDKYNVSVNGLIQTPRKLFMKDIWKLPKYTVTATLQCAGNRRTAMSRTRNVKGVGWDIAALGNAVWSGAKLADVLELIGIPKYSHITPSGGRHVEFVSIDKCKEENGGPYKASIPLSQATNPEADVLLAYEMNEETLNRDHGYPLRGIVPGVIGARSVKWLVSINIIAEECQGFFMQRDYKMFPPWVDWDNIDWSMRRPQMDFPVQCAICSLEDVSTVKPGKVSIKGYALTGGGRGIERVDVSIDGGKTWMEALKYQKHGIPYIPEGESSDKWAWVLFEAEADIQKSTEIAAKAVDTAGNVQPENVQVIWNLRGILNTSWHRVNVVIAHSNL; encoded by the exons ATGTCGGGGTTGATTGCACCATCGGATTACTCGCAAGAGCCTCCTCGCCACCCTGATCTTGTCATTAATGCCAAG GAACCCTTCAACGCCGAGCCACATCGTTCAGCATTGGTTTCGTCTTATGTTACGCCAGTGAACTTCTTTTATAAGAGGAACCATGGACCGATTCCAATAGTTGATGACATAGACAA ATATAATGTTTCGGTCAATGGTCTGATACAAACTCCCAGAAAATTGTTCATGAAAGATATCTG GAAGCTCCCGAAATACACTGTCACAGCCACTTTACAG TGTGCTGGAAATAGGAGGACTGCCATGAGTAGAACTCGAAATGTGAAAGGAGTTGGATGGGACATTGCTGCCCTTGGAAATG CTGTGTGGAGTGGGGCCAAATTAGCTGATGTTCTCGAACTTATTGGAATTCCCAAGTACTCACACATCACACCATCTGGAGGAAGACATGTAGAATTTGTAAGCATTGACAAGTGTAAG GAAGAGAATGGTGGTCCTTATAAAGCATCAATTCCGCTAAGCCAGGCCACAAATCCCGAGGCTGATGTCTTGCTAGCTTATGAGATGAATGAAGAG ACTCTTAATAGAGATCACGGATACCCCTTACGTGGGATTGTTCCTGGTGTTATTGGCGCTCGTTCTGTCAAGTGGCTTGTTTCCATCAACATCATCGCTGAAGAATGTCAG GGATTTTTTATGCAAAGAGATTATAAAATGTTCCCACCTTGGGTTGATTGGGATAATATTGATTGGTCTATGAGACGGCCACAAATGGATTTCCCTGTCCAG TGTGCAATATGTTCTCTGGAGGATGTAAGCACGGTGAAGCCTGGAAAG GTTTCTATAAAGGGTTACGCGTTAACAGGAGGTGGGCGCGGCATAGAGAGGGTGGACGTATCTATTGATGGTGGCAAAACCTGGATGGAGGCCTTGAAATATCAGAAACATGGAATTCCATACATTCCTGAAGGTGAAAGTAGCGATAAATGGGCATGGGTGCTTTTTGAGGCTGAGGCTGATATCCAAAAGAGCACGGAGATAGCTGCCAAAGCA GTGGATACGGCTGGGAATGTGCAACCTGAAAACGTACAAGTGATATGGAACCTGAGAGGAATACTAAACACGTCCTGGCATCGTGTCAATGTTGTCATTGCTCACTCAAATCTATGA
- the LOC140991361 gene encoding sulfite oxidase-like isoform X2 — MKDIWKLPKYTVTATLQCAGNRRTAMSRTRNVKGVGWDIAALGNAVWSGAKLADVLELIGIPKYSHITPSGGRHVEFVSIDKCKEENGGPYKASIPLSQATNPEADVLLAYEMNEETLNRDHGYPLRGIVPGVIGARSVKWLVSINIIAEECQGFFMQRDYKMFPPWVDWDNIDWSMRRPQMDFPVQCAICSLEDVSTVKPGKVSIKGYALTGGGRGIERVDVSIDGGKTWMEALKYQKHGIPYIPEGESSDKWAWVLFEAEADIQKSTEIAAKAVDTAGNVQPENVQVIWNLRGILNTSWHRVNVVIAHSNL, encoded by the exons ATGAAAGATATCTG GAAGCTCCCGAAATACACTGTCACAGCCACTTTACAG TGTGCTGGAAATAGGAGGACTGCCATGAGTAGAACTCGAAATGTGAAAGGAGTTGGATGGGACATTGCTGCCCTTGGAAATG CTGTGTGGAGTGGGGCCAAATTAGCTGATGTTCTCGAACTTATTGGAATTCCCAAGTACTCACACATCACACCATCTGGAGGAAGACATGTAGAATTTGTAAGCATTGACAAGTGTAAG GAAGAGAATGGTGGTCCTTATAAAGCATCAATTCCGCTAAGCCAGGCCACAAATCCCGAGGCTGATGTCTTGCTAGCTTATGAGATGAATGAAGAG ACTCTTAATAGAGATCACGGATACCCCTTACGTGGGATTGTTCCTGGTGTTATTGGCGCTCGTTCTGTCAAGTGGCTTGTTTCCATCAACATCATCGCTGAAGAATGTCAG GGATTTTTTATGCAAAGAGATTATAAAATGTTCCCACCTTGGGTTGATTGGGATAATATTGATTGGTCTATGAGACGGCCACAAATGGATTTCCCTGTCCAG TGTGCAATATGTTCTCTGGAGGATGTAAGCACGGTGAAGCCTGGAAAG GTTTCTATAAAGGGTTACGCGTTAACAGGAGGTGGGCGCGGCATAGAGAGGGTGGACGTATCTATTGATGGTGGCAAAACCTGGATGGAGGCCTTGAAATATCAGAAACATGGAATTCCATACATTCCTGAAGGTGAAAGTAGCGATAAATGGGCATGGGTGCTTTTTGAGGCTGAGGCTGATATCCAAAAGAGCACGGAGATAGCTGCCAAAGCA GTGGATACGGCTGGGAATGTGCAACCTGAAAACGTACAAGTGATATGGAACCTGAGAGGAATACTAAACACGTCCTGGCATCGTGTCAATGTTGTCATTGCTCACTCAAATCTATGA